AGTGCCCAAGCATAAAATTGAACAATCCAATTATCAGAAGCTAATTGTTGTTGTTTCATGCCAAAACCGTGTCCTCCTTTAGAATACATGTGCATACCGGCATTTTTTCCACTTGTTACCCAATCAGTATACAACGTAGTACTTGGCCTTGCAAGCCCAAGAGGGTCATCCGAAGCACATATAACTAGCATTGGTGGTGCATCTTCCGGAACCTTATACTCTCCCATTACAGTCATCCAGGGATAAACAGGAACTATAAAATCTGGTCTATTAGCTTTGGCATAGTTAAATGTAACACCCATAGTAACCGCTCCACCAGCTGAAAAACCCATAAACCCTATTTTTTCGGGGTCTAATTTCATTGCATTGGCATTAGTTCTTACATAGGTAATGGCAGCATGGCCATCAGCAATAGAAAGGGGTAATACAGGAGCAACCCGTTCTCCAATTTTAGCAGGATTGGTAGTTCCTTCTTCTGTAATTTCTTTAATACCATCAGTACCTGTTGGTACTAACCTATACTTAAGAACAAAAGCGGTAATTCCATGATTATTTAACCATTTGGCTACCATTCTACCCTCACTCTCTATACTTAATCCGTAAAGACCTCCACCTGGGGCAACAATAACACTTGTGCCATTTGGCTGATCGGCTTCATAGACTTCTAATCTGGGTACAGATACATTT
The genomic region above belongs to Maribacter hydrothermalis and contains:
- a CDS encoding alpha/beta hydrolase; translated protein: MKKIVLIIIFFISMNVIAQNIVDLPFETDTNVNWSTAEKEYYSDIWDTKVITNVSVPRLEVYEADQPNGTSVIVAPGGGLYGLSIESEGRMVAKWLNNHGITAFVLKYRLVPTGTDGIKEITEEGTTNPAKIGERVAPVLPLSIADGHAAITYVRTNANAMKLDPEKIGFMGFSAGGAVTMGVTFNYAKANRPDFIVPVYPWMTVMGEYKVPEDAPPMLVICASDDPLGLARPSTTLYTDWVTSGKNAGMHMYSKGGHGFGMKQQQLASDNWIVQFYAWALTEGLTKPSLN